In the Gossypium raimondii isolate GPD5lz chromosome 9, ASM2569854v1, whole genome shotgun sequence genome, one interval contains:
- the LOC105799140 gene encoding histone H2B, which yields MAPKAEKKPAEKKPAEEKKAEKAPAEKKPRAEKKLPKEAGDKRKKRSKKSIETYKIYIFKVLKQVHPDIGISSKAMGIMNSFINDIFEKLAQESSRLARYNKKPTITSREIQTAVRLVLPGELAKHAVSEGTKAVTKFTSS from the coding sequence ATGGCACCCAAAGCCGAGAAGAAGCCAGCCGAGAAAAAGCCAGCCGAGGAGAAAAAAGCCGAGAAGGCCCCAGCTGAGAAAAAACCAAGAGCCGAGAAGAAGCTCCCTAAAGAAGCCGGGGACAAGAGGAAGAAGCGAAGCAAGAAGAGCATCGAAACCTACAAGATCTACATCTTCAAGGTGCTGAAGCAAGTCCACCCTGATATCGGCATTTCCAGCAAAGCCATGGGTATTATGAACAGCTTCATCAACGACATCTTCGAGAAGCTGGCTCAAGAATCTTCGAGGCTCGCACGCTATAACAAGAAGCCCACCATCACCTCCCGTGAGATTCAGACTGCCGTAAGATTGGTCCTGCCTGGGGAGTTGGCCAAGCATGCTGTTTCAGAAGGGACCAAGGCGGTTACAAAGTTCACCAGTTCTTAG